A part of Synechococcales cyanobacterium T60_A2020_003 genomic DNA contains:
- a CDS encoding ATP-binding protein yields the protein MIAISLRPNGRRWGTVSFASTLHLRPVLDLLLMNVPPRLREDIRLGLQEALVNASKHGNNLDPNKTVLVRFSWMDGQYWWVISDQGAGFQPSPCANELDCSQEAIHDVEECGRGLYILYQVFDRVHWNHEGNELTLCKQVPRLRERLTLMF from the coding sequence GTGATTGCTATCTCACTACGTCCCAATGGTCGTAGGTGGGGCACAGTAAGTTTCGCCTCCACTCTCCACCTTCGCCCAGTTCTCGATTTGCTCCTGATGAATGTTCCTCCGCGTCTGCGGGAAGATATACGGCTGGGACTTCAAGAAGCGTTGGTCAACGCATCCAAGCACGGAAACAACCTGGATCCCAACAAAACAGTGCTGGTACGCTTCTCCTGGATGGATGGTCAGTATTGGTGGGTTATTTCCGACCAAGGTGCAGGATTCCAACCTTCACCTTGTGCTAATGAATTGGACTGTTCCCAAGAAGCCATTCATGATGTAGAGGAATGTGGTCGAGGGTTATATATCTTATATCAGGTGTTCGATCGTGTTCATTGGAACCACGAAGGGAATGAGCTGACCCTTTGCAAACAGGTTCCACGCCTACGGGAACGTCTTACATTAATGTTTTAG
- a CDS encoding anti-sigma regulatory factor: MKTETLLHSAEFTTETRSNAVLDVLDWFVNLHPDHVSSEVWLECQTALIEGFDNAVRHAHKHLPVETPIRVNISIYQRAVAIQIWDQGHPIGFDALLQQTPETVKLTAESGRGLMLMRRVADYLAYTRNNHNQNCLLVIRVL, encoded by the coding sequence TTGAAGACTGAAACACTTCTTCACAGCGCTGAATTTACAACTGAGACGCGATCAAACGCCGTTTTAGACGTGCTTGACTGGTTTGTAAACCTCCACCCTGACCATGTATCTTCAGAGGTGTGGTTAGAGTGCCAAACAGCCCTCATCGAAGGCTTTGATAATGCTGTTCGCCATGCTCATAAACATCTACCTGTAGAAACCCCAATTCGAGTCAACATTTCCATTTACCAACGAGCCGTCGCAATTCAGATTTGGGATCAAGGGCATCCAATAGGTTTCGATGCACTGTTACAGCAAACACCTGAAACCGTCAAATTAACCGCAGAAAGTGGACGCGGTCTGATGTTGATGCGTCGTGTTGCTGATTACCTCGCTTATACCCGAAACAATCATAACCAGAACTGCTTGCTAGTAATACGCGTGCTCTAG